The Piliocolobus tephrosceles isolate RC106 chromosome 3, ASM277652v3, whole genome shotgun sequence genome has a window encoding:
- the EPGN gene encoding epigen — MALEVPISVYLLFNAMTALTEEAAVTVTPPITAQQGNWTVNKTEADNLEGPIALKFSHLCLEDHNSYCINGACAFHHELERAICRCFTGYTGERCEHLTLTSYAVDSYEKYIAIGIGVGLLLSGFLVIFYCYIRKRCLKLKSPYNVCSGDRRPL, encoded by the exons ATGGCTTTGGAAGTTCCAATATCAGTCTATCTTTTATTCAACG CAATGACAGCACTGACTGAAGAGGCAGCCGTGACTGTAACACCTCCAATCACAGCCCAGCAAGGTAACTGGACAGTTAACAAAACAGAAg CTGACAACTTAGAAGGACCAATAGCCTTGAAGTTCTCACACCTTTGCCTGGAAGATCATAACAGTTACTGCATCAATGGTGCTTGTGCATTCCACCATGAGCTAGAGAGAGCCATCTGCAG gtgttTTACTGGTTATACTGGAGAAAGGTGTGAGCACTTGACTTTAACTTCATATGCTGTGGATTCTTATGAAAAATACATTGCAATTGGGATTGGTGTTGGATTACTATTAAGtggttttcttgttattttttactgCTATATAAGAAAAAg GTGTCTAAAATTGAAATCACCTTACAATGTCTGCTCTGGAGATAGACGACCGCTGTGA